The genomic region TCCGTCAGAATCGTCGACTTCGCCGAAGAAGTCTCCAAGCCGACAAAGCCCAAAAAGCGCATGATTCTAAGCATCGCCCTGTTCATCGGATTCCTGCTCGGAGCATCCATCGTTTCGATCAAGTCCAAGCTCAGCAGCGGTGTCAAGAGCGCAAACTTCATCGAAAAGGAAACGGGCTACACCGTGTACGCCAAGGTCCCCAAGGGAAATCCGAAAGGAACCAAGGGAACAAGACCGCTTGCCGTGGTGGAACCCGACGACGTCGCCGTGGAAGCCCTGCGAGCCCTGCGTTCTTCTCTCGAATTCTCGATGATGGACGAAAGCAGCTCCGTCATTGGCGTAAGTGGACTTATCCCCGGTGTGGGCAAGAGCTTTATCTCCGTGAACCTCGCCGCCCTGTTCTCCGGGCTCGGTAAAAAAGTTCTCCTGATCGACGCAGACCTGCGCAAGGGCCGCCTCCACAAGGAATTCGGCATCAAGCGAAACAAGGGCCTTTCGCAGGTCCTGCTCCGCGAGGTCAAGGCCGAAGACGTCATCTTCGCCACCGAAGTCGAAAACCTGTTCGTCATGCCGTGCGGAAACGTTCCCGCAAACCCGGCAGAACTCCTCGGTTCAAAGCACTACGCCGAACTCATCGAAAAATTCAAGAGCGAATATGACCTAGTCATTGTGGACACGCCACCCATTATGCTGGTGACCGACGCAGCCCTTGCTTGTCGCGTTGCCGCCCAGGTGGTGATGGTCATCGAATACAACAAGCATTCGATCGAAGCTATCAAGGACGGTATGTCGCAGATTCTCAAGGGCAACAGCACCGCCCACGCATCGTTCGTCATCAACAAATATGAACACAGCCGCACTGAAGGGTATGGCTACAAGTACGGAAAGTACTAACAGAATTAACCGACGAAGGAGAAATATGAAAGGAATCGTTCTCGCCGGGGGCTCCGGCACTAGGCTTTACCCGCTCACCATGGTGACGTCCAAACAGCTTCTGCCTGTTTACGACAAGCCCATGATCTACTACCCGCTTTCGACACTCATGCTCGCGGGCATCAGGGACATCCTTATCATTTCTACCCCGACGGACCTGCCGAACTTTGAACGTCTGCTCGGCGACGGTTCCGCCATGGGTCTGAACCTTTCATACAAAGTACAGCCCAGCCCCGACGGACTTGCCCAGGCATTCATCCTCGGCGAAGAATTCATCGGGAAAGATTGCTGCGCCATGGTACTCGGCGACAACATCTTCTACGGCAACGGTTTCAGCCCGCTTTTGAAGGCAGCCGTCAAGAACGCCGAAGAAAAAGGTCGCGCAAGCGTATTCGGCTATTACGTAGAAGACCCCGAACGTTTCGGCGTCGTGGAATTCGACGAAAGTGGCAAGGTCATTTCGGTCGAAGAAAAGCCGAAGGAACCCAAGAGCAACTACGCCATCACGGGCCTCTATTTCTACGACAACCGCGTATCGGGTTTTGCAAAGAACCAGAAGCCCAGCGCCCGCGGCGAACTTGAAATCACCGACCTGAACCGCGTCTACCTGGACAAGGGCGAACTCGACGTGAAACTCCTGGGCCGCGGATTTGCATGGCTCGACACCGGAACCATGGACAGCCTCATCGAAGCAGGCGAATTCGTGAAGATGGTCGAAAACCGCCAGGGCATTCAGATTAGCGCCGTCGAAGAAATCGCCTACATCAACGGATGGATCAGCAAGGAAAAGCTTTTGGAATCCGCCGCCAAGTACGGCAAGTCCCCCTACGGCCAGCACCTGCGCAAGGTCGCCGAAGGCAAAATCCGCTACTAAGCAACAAGCCTCAACCCATTCAAAAGACTATACGCAAAAGCGAGCCGCATAAACGCGACTCGTTTTTTTTAAAGAGAAACCCCGCCTCGCAAAAAATGCGGGCGGGGCTCTACTGATTTAAGAAAGGTTAGTACACAGTTACAGTCTTCGAACAGATTCTCGTTGCTTCTGGAGCTTGTCCTTGCGTACAAACAACACTAAATGTCGTTGTTGAATTAACTGTATAATTCAATGTTTTCGTAGTAAAGTTCTGGTTTTGGTCATTATTCAGCCAATTTCCATTTATCTTAAATCCGCAGGAATTCGATTGGGCTCCATAATTTGTATTTGCTGTACCCGAGAAGGTGATTTGTGTACCTGCAGCGACATTCTCTTCAGAAATGCTACAGCTAACAGGAGGTACAACATAGAACGTAGGCAATGTTTTACAAGGATTAAAGCCGTCCTTTTGGAAAGAACATATATACTTTCCAGGTGTGGAAGGCGCCGTAAAATTAACATCATCACAGGAACCACCCGTTCTACACAAAGGTTCTGCCAACGTTTGGTTTGCACAAATCATAGGAATCTTTACGTCACTAGTCGGTGCAGGTTTCATTCCTGAAACACTTAATTTAAGATTCGTTTCACCCACCATAACACTATCCTTATTATTGTTATTACGAACCTTACACGTTGCATTTCCTCCACCAGTATTACCGGCATCATACACAACCGAGCAATCATGAGAGGTTGTTCCAGATTCATTTGTCAATTCAACAGTATAGCTCTTGGTTCCTGCAGTAGTTACAGTATTGTCAGTAAACGCTGTCAAAGCGCCACTCTTGTACGCCGTCCCTGTCACACTGGTACCACCAATTGCATAGCTACAATCGTTTTCATTTTCATCACATCCAGTAACGCTTCCTAAAGTAAACGTCACAGGATCCCCAATTGTAACACCCACTGCGGTCGGGCACGAAAAACTAGGTTTATTTATGGACATTGCCACAGAACAATCTGTCGCTTCACCATTCAACCACAACACATATGTGCCATAACCTGTAAAATCAAAATTATAGCTTGCATTGCCAAGATTCTGTCCAGACGCCCCAGACAAAGAGGTTGTAGTACCCTTATATGTTTTCTTCACCTGATACGCACAGGCATTATTTTGACAGGGGTTTGCTACATCAATATGGAAGCTTCCATTATTTGAACAAGTCAATCCAATGTCCGCAACCGAGGTTGTTGCTGTGCAAGAAGTCTGGTAGTTTTGATCATTGTCTTTCACATACAGCACAAACGATTCAGACTTTACAGTAAGCGCACCAGAAATATTGATCGATTCATTGGATCCACAACTGGTTCTTCCTTCAGCAACTTTATCTGTTCCGCGCATCAATTTATAATCTCGGTTGCAGATGTTGATACCCTTTTCATTCACAGAGAATCTGAATGTCGCCTGGGCACCAGGCTGAGACACAGCGGCATCGAACGCACATTCCGTTCTCACATCGTCATTCGTGACAGTCTTTTCTTCGATTTCAAAAGTTGCACTACATTCAGGGAATGGCGCAGACGATCCCTCTGGGCTTCGCACCGTATAGGTGTACGTTCCCGCAGGGTAATTATCCGTTTCCGTATTTCCCGCAGGGGTTTTGTTCACCGTAACATTCTTACTATTTCCGGAGCAATCGTTTACAGAAGAACAATCGTTTAGCTTTTGAGTAGAATTCAGATAAATGTCATAATCACATCCTGCTTCCGGGCAACCGCTATGCGTAAAGGAGAATTGCGGCAAACCCTCTCCTTGCTTTTTCTTCGCAGGAGTTACACTGCAACTTGCATAAATAGAACTGATTGGATCCGGAGAAACAGAGCAAGCTGTCGCCGTTTCTGTACCGGCCTTATTACGTACAGACACAGACACCTTGTAAGATTTTCCCTGATTACCTGCATAAGGGTTATCCGCCTTGGTGAATTTCGCTCGATTTCCATCACCTTCCCAGGTTGGCGTTGCAGATGTAGAAGGAATGCTCCACCCTGTACCTTCTTCCACAACGGCATTGACAGCATAAGCGGTCACCTTGTCTTTATTGACAATTTCAGCTAAGATTTCCCATTGACCGTCATCGTTTTTATAAGTTGCCTTACATTCCGAAACGCCCACTGTATTTTTACAATTGGCAACGACCTGCTTCACAACAACATTCGTCGCGGTTCCCAAATTCTTGAAAACAAGCTTTCCAACCTTTTCAGGGTCAAAGCCATCGGCGCCGGCAGTCATTTCAGCATTGACATCAAAACCGCCCACATTCGTTTTCATCAACGCGGATTGGCTCTTAATAAATCCCTTGAAATCAATCCAGTTCGTTTCAAATTCTCCATCATGTTTACTTTCCAACCATATTTCAATTTCGTTGTTATAATTATTTTCCAACAAAATATTCAATGTCGTTGCACGCAAATTTACTGGAGGGTCAAACGTAACCGTCGATTCCAAATTCGAGCCCAATTCCAGATCTTCACTCAACAAATTGGCGTCTTCTACACATTCATCAAACTTACCCGTCCAGAAAGCTCCGCAATGAGCACTATTTTCGGGAGTCGCAGTAGTCCAAGCATTTTCCTGTTGCGGTAAATGGCAATCAATCCAGGCACGGGCTGTTTTTATATCCTTTTCGTTCGCATTAACGTAACCGTGCGGGCCCGCACCAGCATCCGCAAATTTATAGTTTCCATTACATGTCGCAATAGAATTGTCCGAAGCACCGCAAGCATCCGAGCCGTTCTGGTAATAGTATGTTTTAGAACAATTATATTCTTTGCTATCAAACCAAGCGGAGTGACCTATCCACGGTTCCACGAGAGTATCAGTCTTAATATAACCATCGATTGCTTTTGCTGCAAAGGAACATTTTATCGTAGGATAGGTGTCATGACATTCAGACGAGTAAGATTCGCTCGCCCAGCCAATTCCGTATAGTTTCATATTCGGATCCGCAAGACTGAAACCAACGAATTCATGAGCCTCATCCGCATACTTATAAGTAAACTCATTCAAGTCAAATTCATGGACATATTCTTCAGTTGCTGTTGCCAACGAAGAATAATAGTTTCCCGTGAAAGCGGATACCCGAAGTTTACTATCCGTGGAAAGAGTAGCAGTCATCATTACCATATTGGAGGTAGAGACATAAGCGGGATTTTTATAACTATTGGTAGGTTCAGCCGTTTTGCAATCGAGTTTTGAATTGTGTTTCGAACAGACTTGAGCTTCTAGCTTTCCAGACACATTGACATACAGATTAAGCATCAAGAATTCAGTAGCTTTATTATTGGTATGCAGCAAGAAACCGGAATTCTGGATATTTGCAGCAGTATGCGGGTAACTAGACGTTTCTCTCGGCAACTGCATTAGAGCCTTTAAGGTTCCATAAACACCGGCATTGACTGTACTAAGTACAACTACAGGCTTCTTACCCTTATCGCTAGCACTCTTATCAATAGAAATATTACCCGAATAAAGAATGATATCGTTAAGTGTACCATTTATCAAGGCCCACTTGGAAGATCCTGCAGCACCGTCTATCGAAGAACACACTGTTTCCGAAGAAGGTGATTGTGCACCGCAATCATCTATACAATATTCCGATTCGGTGGAACCACAAGCGACAGAGCCAGAATTAAATTCTTCAAAGAAGCAGTGTTTATCTTTTTCGTTAAAGTGAGCATAAACAACCGTATTGTCGTCCTTGACAGTGAACGGTTCATAATTTTCGCTGCTAATGGATTCCTCTACAGGGCAGCTTTCTCCAGAACAATTCCAATAGCTGAAATTATTATAGGAGCTTCTATTCACGGATAACGACACTAGTTCTCCTGCAAATGCAGAGACATAGCATGCTTTTTCGTCTTCATCATTAAAGCTACTATATTCGCAACTTGACGTTTTTCCAGCAACATCAATCGCAATAACCGGATCGTTGGTGATATCCTCTCCAACAAAAGCAACCTTGATCGTATGTTTCTTAGCCTTGAGGCTTGCGCGTAACGAATACGACGTATTGGATTCGAGCTCGGAAATATCATACGAATTATCGTCTGTAGGAATAATGGTCACACAGTTGGCTATATTCTTACCCGCCAATTTCATAGTACCCGTTCCGCCCACAACGATAGACCAAGACTGGTTCTTTACAACAGGGGCAAACGATATTCCCGACGGTTCCACCCAAGTCTCACTCGTGGTACAATTGGGCCAAGTACTCCGTTCATCTTCAGGCGGGCAACTACTTTCATGATTTTGGCAATAGGCGGTAATATCCTCTGACGTAACCTCCTCGCGGTTGAGGGTCGCGCTTGTCGCCATCTTAACAGTAGATGTAAACGGGCTACCAATCACATACGCTTCGCTTTCCAAAAGCTGATACGTAATCGAGCCGTGTGTAGCACTATTATCAGGACTTACCGTAAACAACGTTACCATGATATCTGACGAGGCATCCCCTTGAACGTTGAACAAGCAAACGTTCGATTCTTCGGAATCAAAAGTCTCGCCCTTTGTGATTGTCCAATTTTCAGGAGCTTCGGGGCAACGAACTCGCAACTGAATCGATGGAGTCGTAGGAGGAATCTTCACGCGAACCTCCTTAGACCCACCCGCAGTAACATCTTGGCTCGGCGTTTCGAAAACGATAGGTTCTGCACCACGATGGTTATTTCCAACAACTACCCAGAAGGGGATGTCATCGAAACCACTCGCTTTCGCCTCACATTTGTAGATACCTTTTGTAAGAGTCGTCCCCTCGAAAAGCGGTCCACTGGTGGGAATAGACCCTATTGTACCCGTACAATAGCCAACGTTCACGTCCGTTTTTTTCAACGCAGCACCATTCAAGGGCACCACATTATAATAGTCTTGCAATGTACCATACGGATCCGAAGGCAAGTAAATAACGCGCGGTAAAATGATATAGGACGGAGAAATGGTATCTGGCTTTTGGACATTTTCCAATTCCCAGGGAACTATTTCATGCGTATACTTGTTGTATTTTGTTTCATCATTTTCATACTGGGATTCCAAGGACACTCCCAATTGCGGAGCCATCGAAATATAATACATATCTCGTCCATCCTCAAAGTCCCCTTCTCCCGAGGCAGATGATTCCGCAGTTGAGCTGGAGCTTAATGACACGGAGCCTCCGCAAACGGAGCCGTCGTTTTCACAAATCACGCCTGCATTGGACAATTCCTCAACGAGTTCTGGACTATAGGTAAGAGAAGACGACTGCAATTTTCCAAGACCCGAACAAGATTCCGCGGTTGCATAAAGGGAACCAACCATATTGAACTGGTTACCAGCACCGATTTCACCTTCCGTATAGATGAAATAATTTTTAACTTCATCGGCTTTGGTGTCATGCAAAGAACTTGCACCTTTTTTCAAATATAGCAACACGTAGGTTCCATCCCCAGTTGGCGGAAGACTCGTATACAGGGGATCCTCGGCAATAATGATAAACTTACCATTTAAGGTTCCTTCAGGATTCGTACTTGTGGAGCCTCCAGAAACATTGACGACCAGATACCCATTATAAAGATTATTTTCCTTCTTGACAGGATCATTTTTATTCTCTTGATAGCATGCATTCAACTTTTTCACCAAATCAGTATCATAGTATTTTATATCCTTGGCACATCCCTTCAGGGCATACGATTCAAACTTGTCTTTAGCAGTAACAAGGACGTCGTCCACCATATAAGACGATCCATCACATCCCGGCTTTTTCTCCCAAATAGCATCGCATTTTGTCACCACATCTTCGGCACATTTAGTTTTAGTTGACGGTTCAGAATTGGTAACGTTACCATTGGACTTAAACCAGGGCGTCACATTACACGTCGGACGATATTTATTCTGTTCATGTCCCGGAGAACCAGGCTGGCTCGTACAATAAGGCGAACCCGTCGCATGTCCATCGCTGTAGTTCAAGCGTTTACGCGGATGTTGAGATTCGGGGTCATAGCCGTCCCAATAACGTTCTCCATCCACAAAATAAGACGCATAGATTACGCCACCATTTTTCTGTTTAGCACAATAGGTCGTGCCAAACGAATTCTTAGCCCATTCTTCGCACCATATCCAAAACGTATCTTCATAGGGGCCGTATGAAACGTCCGTATGTCCCGGGGGAAGGTAGAAGGAATAATAAAGATTCGGCTTGTCCTTATCATCGCGAGCCGGATACGGAGAATGTTTATTACCATGCCATCTTTCCTCACGTCCCACCATACCGTCAGGACCGTAATCACAGTATCCATGCCCTGCAGGGGCCGTCACACCGGGTTTTGCATTACACCGAATAATACCATCTGCAGTCTCCTGGAAATTTGTCGTTACCTCCTGATGATACTTATAGTCGCTATACGGATGCCCCGTTTTGATGTATACGTTTTTGTCTGTGCCACCAAGAATTATCTTATCATAATTGTCAAAGTTATCACCGCCATCAATCAGCGTGGTATCGGCACAGGTTTTCAAAGTATAAGTCGCGGTCCCATCCCACATACCATAACGTTCGTTCTTTTTTCCCGATTCCTTACAATTGACGGTAGTCTTCGGTGCGCACCACCCCATATAACTACACCACACTCGTTCGCACTTACAGCCACTATACTTTACCGTACCATACCAAATATTCTTAGTCCCAGGCATCCATACGTCCCCCTGGGTTTCTAAGGTATAGTTGGTCCCCACAGAATGGATACCTGCATCTTCAGCCAAGCACAAATTTCCTCTAATAGTCAGGTCTTTCTCATTCTGTACCGTTTTCAAGAGTCCATTTAACGTCACATTTCCCACAACAACAAACTTACCCGCATTAGTTGGAGAAACATCGCCGTTAAAATAAGCATCTCCAGTCAAGCTATCCACATTTCCAACCATATTCTTTCCGACAAAAAGATCCCTTCCACTCACACCGTTGTTTTCAGGATTTAAATTGCCACCAACACAGGCAAGATTACCTAAATGGACATTATTACCAGACAAATCGGCATTACCTGTTACAACAAACGTTTGGTCAATCCCCTGCGGGTTTCCACGCCAGTTTCCATTAATAAGAGCTGACGATATAGTCAAATCGCCAGCACCATCATAGGTTCCTCCAAAATAGGCATAGTCAAAGGGAACCTTCTTTTTCGATTTTCCATTAGGAAGGGCAACGCGATACAGGCCGTCCACATTAAAAATGGCAACTTCAGTATGTCTTGACTTATTAAGAGATTCACCGACGGACAGGATTTTTAATTTATACGTAGAACCACTCGTATTGACACCCGTAAGCCACAC from uncultured Fibrobacter sp. harbors:
- the rfbA gene encoding glucose-1-phosphate thymidylyltransferase RfbA, whose protein sequence is MKGIVLAGGSGTRLYPLTMVTSKQLLPVYDKPMIYYPLSTLMLAGIRDILIISTPTDLPNFERLLGDGSAMGLNLSYKVQPSPDGLAQAFILGEEFIGKDCCAMVLGDNIFYGNGFSPLLKAAVKNAEEKGRASVFGYYVEDPERFGVVEFDESGKVISVEEKPKEPKSNYAITGLYFYDNRVSGFAKNQKPSARGELEITDLNRVYLDKGELDVKLLGRGFAWLDTGTMDSLIEAGEFVKMVENRQGIQISAVEEIAYINGWISKEKLLESAAKYGKSPYGQHLRKVAEGKIRY